One window from the genome of Xiphophorus hellerii strain 12219 chromosome 16, Xiphophorus_hellerii-4.1, whole genome shotgun sequence encodes:
- the hdac5 gene encoding histone deacetylase 5 isoform X4, with product MQGGSPGSAFMNSSHESILEVKSSLPSGMQSPVEATCEQRGGGGEGGGCIPGEGPGGGGGPVDLRTEPRLGSVSSGGAVDTALREQQLQQELVLLKQQQELQKQLLFAEFQKKHEVLTRQHEVQLQEHLKQQQELLAAKRQQELEHKRKLEQQRHEEQEKQRLEQQLLLLRNKEKGKESAIASTEVKLKLQEFLLSKKEPGPGGLNHSFSPKCWGSQHTSLEQSSPPQSNTPGTPPSYKLPPLLGNYEGKDDFPLRKTVSEPNLKVRSRLKQKVAERRSSPLLRRKDGTVISTFKKRAVEISVSSLCNSAPGSGPSSPNSSNTAIANGNTGSVPNIQTELRSLHQTLGADGTLSPLSLYTSPSLPNISLGLPANTHITPPQKLSTQQEAERQAIQSLRGGGALTGKFLSTSSLPAGAAHDVETPPPGSHSAHSSLLQHVLLLEQARQQTAMLVPMYNQSPLVTAERGVATGMRPVNKLPRHRPLARTQSAPLPQSPQALQQLVVQQQHQHFLEKHYKMLSKGGDLPRPPPTHPEETEEELTETNDMQEDEGAAPNSLQKEGSDDSSHSSERLASHLKGEEESRVIQVKGESTESELDEDEEDDDVIQLRESEEEERGSYIQQSLQHLSVFSSSLPHRPLGRAKSSPATAVNPIKYLFTTGLVYDSLMLKHQCVCGNAHIHPEHAGRVQSIWSRLQETGLLSRCERIRGRKASLDEIQSVHSEFHTLLYGTSPLNRHKLDHKKLLGPISQKMYAVLPCGGIGVDSDTVWNEMHSSAAVRMAVGSVIELAFKVAAGELKNGFAVVRPPGHHAEESTAMGFCFFNSVAITAKLLQQKLGVGKILIVDWDIHHGNGTQQAFYNDPNVLYISLHRYDDGNFFPGSGAPEEVGSGAGVGFNVNIAWTGGVEPPMGDVEYLTAFRSVVMPIAQQFSPDVVLVSAGFDAVEGHQSPLGGYNVSAQCFGKLTQLLMGLAGGRIVMALEGGHDLTAICDASEACVSALLGDLCDSGFQWPQEKPCPKACASLERVIDIQSKHWPCLQSASQTSGPSLLAGSPVAPGQSERDEAETLSAMASLSVDVDQPGSVPENRESNRSTEEPMEEEPVL from the exons TCTTGGAGGTGAAGAGCAGCCTCCCATCAGGCATGCAGAGTCCAGTTGAAGCAACATGTGAGCAGAGAGGAGGTGGTGGTGAAGGGGGTG GCTGTATTCCTGGAGAAGGCCCAGGTGGAGGCGGAGGCCCGgtggacttgaggacagagccCAGGTTGGGCTCTGTGTCTAGTGGGGGAGCAGTGGATACAGCCCTGAGagagcagcagcttcagcaggaaCTTGTGCTTCTCAAACAGCAACAGGAACTCCAGAAGCAGCTGCTAtttgcagagtttcagaaaaaacatgaagtgTTAACAAGGCAGCACGAAGTCCAGCTGCAAGAGCACTTAAAG CAACAACAGGAGCTGCTGGCAGCAAAGCGGCAGCAGGAGTTGGAGCATAAGAGAAAACTGGAGCAACAAAGACACGAAGAACAGGAGAAACAGAGACTGGAGCAACAACTGTTGCTGCtgagaaacaaagagaaaggGAAAGAGA GTGCCATTGCCAGCACAGAGGTGAAGCTGAAGCTTCAGGAGTTTCTTCTCAGTAAGAAAGAACCTGGTCCAGGAGGACTCAACCATTCCTTCTCCCCAAAGTGCTG GGGAAGCCAGCACACGTCTCTAGAGCAAAGCTCCCCCCCTCAGAGTAACACCCCCGGAACCCCTCCCTCCTACAAACTCCCCCCTCTTCTCGGAAACTACGAGGGCAAAGACGACTTCCCACTTCGGAAGACAG TTTCAGAGCCGAACCTGAAGGTTCGATCTAGACTCAAGCAGAAAGTGGCAGAGAGGCGCAGCTCTCCATTGTTGCGCAGGAAGGATGGAACTGTCATCAGCACCTTCAAGAAAAGGGCTGTTGAGATATCAG TCTCCTCCCTTTGTAACAGTGCTCCAGGCTCAGGTCCCAGCAGCCCCAACAGTTCCAATACTGCCATCGCCAACGGAAACACGGGATCAGTCCCCAACATACAAACCGAG CTGAGATCTCTCCATCAGACACTGGGGGCTGATGGGACATTGAGTCCTCTTAGCCTCTACACCTCACCCTCCCTGCCCAATATCTCCCTAGGCCTCCCTGCCAACACACACATCACA CCACCCCAGAAACTGTCCACCCAGCAGGAAGCAGAGCGTCAGGCCATCCAGTCCCTACGAGGGGGAGGAGCTCTAACTGGGAAGTTTCTCTCCACTTCCTCCCTACCAGCAG GTGCGGCACATGATGTAGAGACTCCGCCCCCCGGCTCTCATTCAGCCCATTCCTCGTTGTTGCAACACGTCCTGTTGCTTGAGCAGGCCCGACAACAGACCGCTATGTTAG TACCCATGTACAATCAGTCACCGCTGGTTACTGCAGAGAGAGGTGTAGCCACTGGAATGCGGCCTGTCAACAAGCTGCCCCGCCATCGACCGTTGGCTCGCACACAGAGCGCCCCTTTACCCCAGTCGCCCCaggcgctgcagcagctggtggTCCAACAGCAGCACCAGCACTTCCTGGAGAAACACTACAAG ATGCTATCGAAGGGGGGAGACCTCCCTAGACCACCACCAACTCACcctgaggagacagaggaggagctaACAGAGACCAATGACATGCAGGAGGATGAAGGCGCGGCTCCTAACAG CCTGCAGAAAGAAGGATCAGACGACAGCAGCCACTCATCTGAGCGACTGGCCAGCCACTTGAAGGGGGAGGAGGAATCCAGGGTTATCCAGGTCAAAGGCGAGAGCACGGAGAGTGAGCtagatgaagatgaagaggatgatgatgTCATTCAGCTAAGGGAGAGCGAGGAAGAGGAAAGGGGCAGCTACATACAG CAGTCCTTGCAGCATCTGAGCGTGTTTTCATCCTCGCTGCCCCACAGACCTCTGGGAAGAGCCAAGTCATCCCCTGCAACTGCTGTCAACCCCATCAAATACCTCTTCACCACCG GGTTGGTGTATGACAGCCTGATGCTGAAGCATCAATGTGTGTGTGGCAATGCTCACATTCACCCAGAGCATGCTGGGAGAGTCCAAAGCATCTGGTCCAGACTGCAGGAAACAGGCTTACTGAGCCGCTGTGAG AGGATTCGTGGAAGAAAAGCCTCTCTAGACGAAATCCAGTCGGTCCATTCAGAGTTCCATACCCTGCTGTATGGAACCAGCCCGCTCAATCGGCACAAACTGGACCACAAGAAGCTTCTGG GTCCTATCAGTCAGAAGATGTATGCTGTTCTGCCCTGTGGAGGAATAGGG GTGGACAGTGACACTGTGTGGAACGAAATGCACTCATCAGCAGCAGTTCGCATGGCAGTGGGCTCAGTTATTGAGCTGGCCTTTAAGGTGGCTGCAGGGGAGCTGAAG aaCGGCTTTGCAGTTGTGCGTCCACCTGGTCACCATGCGGAGGAATCCACAGCCAT GGGCTTTTGCTTCTTCAACTCAGTAGCCATCACTGCCAAACTGCTGCAACAAAAGCTAGGAGTAGGGAAGATCCTCATTGTGGACTGG GACATTCACCATGGCAACGGCACCCAGCAGGCCTTCTACAACGATCCCAATGTGCTCTACATATCTCTGCATCGGTACGATGATGGAAACTTCTTTCCTGGCAGTGGAGCACCAGAGGAG GTGGGCTCAGGTGCAGGAGTTGGCTTTAATGTAAATATAGCATGGACTGGAGGAGTAGAGCCTCCTATGGGTGATGTGGAATACCTCACTGCTTTCAG GAGTGTGGTAATGCCCATTGCCCAGCAGTTCAGTCCAGATGTGGTCCTGGTGTCTGCAGGCTTTGATGCAGTGGAAGGTCATCAGTCTCCTCTGGGTGGCTACAATGTTTCTGCACAAT GTTTTGGTAAGCTAACACAGCTGCTGATGGGACTGGCAGGTGGGCGGATTGTAATGGCGCTAGAGGGTGGCCATGACCTAACTGCCATCTGTGACGCATCAGAGGCCTGCGTCTCTGCCCTCCTGGGAGATCTG TGTGACTCTGGGTTTCAGTGGCCTCAGGAGAAGCCATGTCCAAAAGCCTGCGCCTCCCTGGAGAGAGTCATAGACATCCAGA GTAAGCACTGGCCTTGTCTCCAGAGTGCGTCTCAAACCAGTGGCCCCTCGCTCCTGGCAGGGTCCCCTGTGGCCCCAGGCCAGTCTGAGAGGGACGAGGCTGAAACACTCAGTGCCATGGCCTCCCTAAGTGTTGATGTGGACCAGCCAGGCTCTGTTCCTGAAAACAGAGAATCTAACAG GTCTACAGAGGAGCCAATGGAGGAAGAGCCTGTGTTATAA